The Denticeps clupeoides chromosome 5, fDenClu1.1, whole genome shotgun sequence genome includes a region encoding these proteins:
- the LOC114790442 gene encoding RNA-binding protein 12B-like, with amino-acid sequence MTIVLRLQGLNVDAGVEDIRRFFDGLTIPKGALHITGGDLGEAFILFSSEKDGQLAMRRSGGVLRGSKVTLHISSVAELKRQLAAHLQPQRAAEPAEQTLAALQKCPEGVMVLGVLAAVVQGLQASNQAAPGAATGSRAASPVSPRGPRGGQTPVGGPVREGDPKAGGPGFLRLYGLPSTATKVDVSGFLEGLHVTEAIVNARLGDRRGCLVKVAGEAEVEEGLRFSGRSMGTVPVEVRRATAEQWVYAVKECERVLQNTPSVVPHDAASRSSGKRSSKERSLSPKRRRVPSGGTEHCVMVQNLKANVTKTDLKTIFSCPHLPNNRVLHLLKNGMRTTTAFLNFDCAEDYVAAMNLSGTRVGNQVLDVSSITKEKMLKMTVHRGSDSALTCVYVRNLPADVTQAQVRDFFCQFPVEEGHVSLLRDKEGRGLGEAVVSFGSVVAAQRARKLHNQTFMGNKMLLTCISTRQLSIMLHQSG; translated from the coding sequence ATGACCATCGTGCTGCGTCTGCAGGGACTGAACGTGGACGCCGGTGTCGAGGACATCCGCCGATTCTTCGATGGCTTAACTATTCCGAAGGGGGCTCTCCACATCACTGGAGGGGACCTTGGCGAAGCCTTCATCCTGTTCAGCTCCGAGAAGGACGGGCAGCTGGCCATGAGGCGCTCCGGAGGGGTTCTGCGAGGCTCTAAAGTAACTCTTCATATCAGCAGCGTGGCAGAACTGAAGCGCCAGCTGGCCGCCCACTTACAGCCCCAGAGGGCGGCCGAGCCCGCGGAGCAAACCCTGGCCGCCCTCCAGAAGTGCCCGGAGGGCGTCATGGTGTTGGGCGTGCTGGCGGCCGTCGTTCAGGGACTGCAGGCCAGTAACCAGGCGGCACCGGGCGCCGCGACCGGGAGCCGGGCCGCGTCTCCCGTTAGCCCGCGGGGGCCCCGCGGCGGTCAGACGCCGGTCGGGGGCCCCGTCCGCGAGGGCGATCCGAAGGCGGGCGGCCCAGGGTTCCTGCGTCTGTATGGCCTGCCGTCCACCGCCACTAAGGTGGACGTAAGCGGCTTCCTGGAGGGTCTACATGTGACGGAAGCCATCGTGAACGCGCGGCTGGGGGACCGCCGCGGCTGCCTGGTCAAGGTTGCCGGCGAAGCGGAGGTAGAAGAAGGCCTCCGCTTCAGCGGGCGGAGCATGGGCACGGTTCCCGTGGAGGTCCGGAGGGCCACGGCGGAGCAGTGGGTCTACGCCGTGAAAGAGTGCGAGCGAGTCTTGCAGAACACGCCCTCAGTTGTTCCTCACGACGCGGCCAGCCGGTCGTCCGGGAAGCGCTCCTCTAAAGAACGCTCGTTGTCTCCCAAGCGCCGGAGGGTTCCATCAGGGGGCACGGAGCACTGCGTGATGGTGCAGAACCTGAAAGCCAACGTCACCAAGACGGACCTCAAGACTATCTTCAGTTGCCCGCACTTGCCCAACAACCGGGTCCTTCACCTCCTGAAGAACGGAATGCGCACCACCACCGCCTTCCTCAACTTCGACTGCGCAGAGGACTACGTCGCCGCCATGAACCTCAGCGGCACCCGTGTGGGCAACCAGGTCCTGGACGTCTCCTCCATCACCAAGGAGAAGATGCTGAAGATGACCGTGCACCGAGGGTCGGACTCTGCCCTGACCTGCGTCTACGTGAGGAACCTCCCCGCGGACGTCACCCAGGCACAGGTGAGGGACTTCTTCTGCCAGTTTCCTGTGGAAGAGGGCCACGTCTCGCTGCTGAGGGACAAGGAAGGGCGGGGCCTGGGCGAGGCGGTCGTGTCCTTTGGTTCTGTGGTGGCAGCCCAGCGAGCCAGAAAGCTCCACAATCAGACGTTCATGGGAAACAAAATGCTGCTCACCTGCATCTCCACCCGGCAATTAAGTATCATGCTCCACCAGTCGGGCTGA
- the LOC114790446 gene encoding uncharacterized protein LOC114790446 isoform X3 yields MVSHIKGWKHSFRYLRRNHPNKVSHGESDINKDQSLRKALKETVLKVVKSEGRGNHKVVMKEPSEMGAFQTTSSSKSFVSPAHSVRAPKLVSGLFGYSDFPADFGVRDSDLRVRNFPEDRPLPLDDDDFGAGPRNSKPDRSYPDDFCSNRMGEGSMGGVNNESVPATLLKYLDSFRIETESDAQIVLKVTQKLTDILMEYRLRTVSSAPKSSLPPLSPLGFSSHMQSSSDRFGDDDRFGTSNHFGGSDRFSSSDRFSSSLEGMYTGHLSLSSHCEMLQHRTWCTQRMGEWWHQGATEVPLSKAPSPHTAPRAPVIAAHCSPRVMG; encoded by the exons atgGTGTCTCACATCAAGGGATGGAAACACTCCTTCAGATACCTG AGAAGGAACCACCCCAACAAGGTGAGCCACGGAGAGTCGGACATCAACAAGGACCAGTCCCTGAGGAAGGCGCTCAAAGAAACTGTTCTGAAGGTGGTGAAAAGCGAGGGCCGTGGGAATCATAAG GTAGTCATGAAGGAGCCTTCTGAAATGGGAGCTTTTCAGACCACGA GTTCTTCGAAATCATTCGTATCGCCAGCACACAGCGTCCGAGCCCCCAAGCTTGTGTCAG GCTTGTTTGGGTACAGCGACTTCCCCGCAGACTTTGGGGTGCGTGACAGTGACCTGCGCGTGCGAAATTTCCCTGAGGATCGGCCTCTGCCGCTGGACGATGACGACTTTGGTGCGGGTCCTCGAAACAGCAAGCCGGACCGGTCCTACCCTGACGACTTCTGCAGTAACCGCATGGGTGAAGGGTCGATGGGTGGAGTCAACAACGAGAGCGTCCCTGCAACACTGCTGAAGTACCtg GATTCATTTCGGATTGAGACCGAGAGTGATGCTCAGATCGTGTTGAAAGTCACTCAGAAGCTGACAGACATCCTGATGGAGTACCGGCTCAGGACCGTCTCCTCG GCTCCCAAGTCGTCCCTCCCGCCACTCTCCCCACTGGGCTTCTCTTCTCACATGCAGAGCAGCAGCGACCGCTTTGGTGATGATGACCGGTTCGGCACCAGTAATCATTTTGGTGGCAGTGACCGTTTTTCAAGTAGCGACAGGTTCTCCAGCAGTTTGGAAGGTATGTACACAGGACACTTATCATTATcaagtcattgtgaaatgctgcagcacagaacatggtgcacacaacgaatgGGGGAGTGGtggcaccaaggtgccactgaggtgccactgagcaaagcaccgtccccacacactgcgccccgggcacctgtcatcgctgcccactgctcaccaagggtgatgggttaa
- the LOC114790446 gene encoding uncharacterized protein LOC114790446 isoform X1 gives MESAASPQKKFKSSTKKRQRQFVCDIEFTGKNGSVQTIPSLAKVLKGIAEPILGLQYVYEYRSPTKSAPPYYVCRLCKVQQLQLEMVSHIKGWKHSFRYLRRNHPNKVSHGESDINKDQSLRKALKETVLKVVKSEGRGNHKVVMKEPSEMGAFQTTSSSKSFVSPAHSVRAPKLVSGLFGYSDFPADFGVRDSDLRVRNFPEDRPLPLDDDDFGAGPRNSKPDRSYPDDFCSNRMGEGSMGGVNNESVPATLLKYLDSFRIETESDAQIVLKVTQKLTDILMEYRLRTVSSAPKSSLPPLSPLGFSSHMQSSSDRFGDDDRFGTSNHFGGSDRFSSSDRFSSSLEGMYTGHLSLSSHCEMLQHRTWCTQRMGEWWHQGATEVPLSKAPSPHTAPRAPVIAAHCSPRVMG, from the exons ATGGAGAGTGCCGCGAGTCCCCAGAAGAAGTTTAAAAGCAGCACCAAG AAACGGCAGCGGCAGTTCGTGTGTGACATAG AGTTCACAGGCAAAAATGGAAGCGTCCAGACCATCCCCTCCCTGGCGAAGGTGCTGAAAGGCATTGCAGAACCCATCTTAG gtctgCAGTATGTCTATGAGTATCGCAGCCCCACCAAGTCGGCGCCCCCGTACTACGTGTGCCGCTTGTGTAAagtccagcagctgcagctggagatgGTGTCTCACATCAAGGGATGGAAACACTCCTTCAGATACCTG AGAAGGAACCACCCCAACAAGGTGAGCCACGGAGAGTCGGACATCAACAAGGACCAGTCCCTGAGGAAGGCGCTCAAAGAAACTGTTCTGAAGGTGGTGAAAAGCGAGGGCCGTGGGAATCATAAG GTAGTCATGAAGGAGCCTTCTGAAATGGGAGCTTTTCAGACCACGA GTTCTTCGAAATCATTCGTATCGCCAGCACACAGCGTCCGAGCCCCCAAGCTTGTGTCAG GCTTGTTTGGGTACAGCGACTTCCCCGCAGACTTTGGGGTGCGTGACAGTGACCTGCGCGTGCGAAATTTCCCTGAGGATCGGCCTCTGCCGCTGGACGATGACGACTTTGGTGCGGGTCCTCGAAACAGCAAGCCGGACCGGTCCTACCCTGACGACTTCTGCAGTAACCGCATGGGTGAAGGGTCGATGGGTGGAGTCAACAACGAGAGCGTCCCTGCAACACTGCTGAAGTACCtg GATTCATTTCGGATTGAGACCGAGAGTGATGCTCAGATCGTGTTGAAAGTCACTCAGAAGCTGACAGACATCCTGATGGAGTACCGGCTCAGGACCGTCTCCTCG GCTCCCAAGTCGTCCCTCCCGCCACTCTCCCCACTGGGCTTCTCTTCTCACATGCAGAGCAGCAGCGACCGCTTTGGTGATGATGACCGGTTCGGCACCAGTAATCATTTTGGTGGCAGTGACCGTTTTTCAAGTAGCGACAGGTTCTCCAGCAGTTTGGAAGGTATGTACACAGGACACTTATCATTATcaagtcattgtgaaatgctgcagcacagaacatggtgcacacaacgaatgGGGGAGTGGtggcaccaaggtgccactgaggtgccactgagcaaagcaccgtccccacacactgcgccccgggcacctgtcatcgctgcccactgctcaccaagggtgatgggttaa
- the LOC114790446 gene encoding uncharacterized protein LOC114790446 isoform X2, with product MESAASPQKKFKSSTKKRQRQFVCDIEFTGKNGSVQTIPSLAKVLKGIAEPILGLQYVYEYRSPTKSAPPYYVCRLCKVQQLQLEMVSHIKGWKHSFRYLRRNHPNKVSHGESDINKDQSLRKALKETVLKVVKSEGRGNHKVVMKEPSEMGAFQTTSSSKSFVSPAHSVRAPKLVSGLFGYSDFPADFGVRDSDLRVRNFPEDRPLPLDDDDFGAGPRNSKPDRSYPDDFCSNRMGEGSMGGVNNESVPATLLKYLDSFRIETESDAQIVLKVTQKLTDILMEYRLRTVSSAPKSSLPPLSPLGFSSHMQSSSDRFGDDDRFGTSNHFGGSDRFSSSDRFSSSLEGSSRFYN from the exons ATGGAGAGTGCCGCGAGTCCCCAGAAGAAGTTTAAAAGCAGCACCAAG AAACGGCAGCGGCAGTTCGTGTGTGACATAG AGTTCACAGGCAAAAATGGAAGCGTCCAGACCATCCCCTCCCTGGCGAAGGTGCTGAAAGGCATTGCAGAACCCATCTTAG gtctgCAGTATGTCTATGAGTATCGCAGCCCCACCAAGTCGGCGCCCCCGTACTACGTGTGCCGCTTGTGTAAagtccagcagctgcagctggagatgGTGTCTCACATCAAGGGATGGAAACACTCCTTCAGATACCTG AGAAGGAACCACCCCAACAAGGTGAGCCACGGAGAGTCGGACATCAACAAGGACCAGTCCCTGAGGAAGGCGCTCAAAGAAACTGTTCTGAAGGTGGTGAAAAGCGAGGGCCGTGGGAATCATAAG GTAGTCATGAAGGAGCCTTCTGAAATGGGAGCTTTTCAGACCACGA GTTCTTCGAAATCATTCGTATCGCCAGCACACAGCGTCCGAGCCCCCAAGCTTGTGTCAG GCTTGTTTGGGTACAGCGACTTCCCCGCAGACTTTGGGGTGCGTGACAGTGACCTGCGCGTGCGAAATTTCCCTGAGGATCGGCCTCTGCCGCTGGACGATGACGACTTTGGTGCGGGTCCTCGAAACAGCAAGCCGGACCGGTCCTACCCTGACGACTTCTGCAGTAACCGCATGGGTGAAGGGTCGATGGGTGGAGTCAACAACGAGAGCGTCCCTGCAACACTGCTGAAGTACCtg GATTCATTTCGGATTGAGACCGAGAGTGATGCTCAGATCGTGTTGAAAGTCACTCAGAAGCTGACAGACATCCTGATGGAGTACCGGCTCAGGACCGTCTCCTCG GCTCCCAAGTCGTCCCTCCCGCCACTCTCCCCACTGGGCTTCTCTTCTCACATGCAGAGCAGCAGCGACCGCTTTGGTGATGATGACCGGTTCGGCACCAGTAATCATTTTGGTGGCAGTGACCGTTTTTCAAGTAGCGACAGGTTCTCCAGCAGTTTGGAAG gttcaTCCAGGTTTTATAACTGA